GACCGCGTCGGCCGTCCGCAGCGCCTCGGCGTCGACCGTGCGCTGCAGGGTCCAGCCGAGCGCGCCGAGCAGGAGCGCCCCGCCCAGGGCCAGACCCACGGTCAGCCCGAGCACCCCGATCGCCATCAGCCGCGCCCGCAGGCCGAGGCCGGGCAGGAGGCGGCGCGGGCGGTTCACGTGGCCAACCGGTAGCCGGCGCCGCGGACCGTCTCCAGGCGCTCCCGGCCGATCTTGCGGCGCAGGTAGCCGACGTAGACCTCGACGGCGTTCGGCGCGGTCTCCAGGCTGGCGTCCCAGACGTGGTCGAGCAGCTCGGTCTTGGAGACCACCTCGCCGGGGCGGCGCATCAGGTAATCGAGCAGCGCATACTCCCGGCTGGTCAGGGCGACCTCGGCGTCGGCCCGGGTCACCCGCCGCCGCGCCGGGTCCAGCCGCAGGTCGCCGACGGCGAGCACGGCGGGCCGTTCCGGCGCGCCCCGGCGCAGCAGCGCCCGCAGCCGGGCCAGCAGGACCACGTACGAGAAGGGCTTGGTGAGGTAGTCGTCGGCGCCGCAGTCCAGCCCGTCGGCCTGGTCGTACTCGCCGTCCTTGGCCGACAGCATCAGCACCGGCAGCCAGTGCTCCTCGGTCCGCAGCCGGCGGACCACCTCGTACCCGG
The window above is part of the Micromonospora inositola genome. Proteins encoded here:
- a CDS encoding response regulator transcription factor, which produces MRLLVVEDESRLAAALQRGLQAEGFAVDVAPTGPDGLNAARHGDYDAMILDVMLPGLSGYEVVRRLRTEEHWLPVLMLSAKDGEYDQADGLDCGADDYLTKPFSYVVLLARLRALLRRGAPERPAVLAVGDLRLDPARRRVTRADAEVALTSREYALLDYLMRRPGEVVSKTELLDHVWDASLETAPNAVEVYVGYLRRKIGRERLETVRGAGYRLAT